In Cupriavidus basilensis, the following proteins share a genomic window:
- a CDS encoding helix-turn-helix domain-containing protein: MAAEPETGAQADGAAAAPPQVHVRLDGQALPDAGELWRAALSPLFDVEIGAAPDAFSAELTGVHLGDSLIARVGGSVAHRFKRGSVEIRRSNIDHILIQLYVTGGVRGEYGNRPFHASEGSISLLDLGRTLDSRTPAFSNITLTVPRDRLPAALRSCNLHGTVLDAGQGSTRLLASHLSQLMLAGASLTAQEMAASVTAALIMLEGSGARLRDSEPDVQTAARRSMRKLVRRHIEQHLATEALSPEQVASVFRLSRASLYRLFESDGGVNAYIQGRRLDRCFDELARSKGSGLSIAELAYRYGYSNESTFSRAFRRRFSLSPRAVRALAERPRNNWPAASANSSEAATINEWLESLRSEFTAIGAGA, from the coding sequence ATGGCGGCAGAACCCGAAACCGGGGCGCAGGCAGACGGCGCGGCAGCGGCGCCGCCGCAAGTGCATGTCCGGCTTGATGGGCAGGCACTTCCCGACGCCGGCGAACTCTGGCGCGCAGCGCTATCGCCGCTCTTTGACGTCGAGATTGGCGCCGCACCTGACGCTTTCTCGGCCGAGTTGACGGGTGTCCATCTGGGCGACAGCCTGATCGCCCGTGTCGGGGGCTCGGTGGCGCATCGCTTCAAGCGGGGCAGCGTCGAGATCCGGCGCAGCAATATCGACCACATCCTGATCCAGCTTTACGTCACGGGCGGCGTTCGGGGCGAGTATGGCAACCGGCCGTTCCATGCGAGCGAGGGATCGATCAGCCTGCTCGACCTGGGGCGGACGTTGGATAGCCGTACGCCGGCGTTTTCGAACATCACCCTCACCGTGCCGCGCGACCGCCTTCCCGCCGCGCTGAGGAGCTGCAACCTGCACGGCACCGTGCTGGATGCCGGCCAGGGTTCCACACGCTTGCTGGCGTCTCACCTGTCGCAACTCATGCTGGCCGGCGCCAGCCTGACAGCGCAGGAGATGGCCGCATCGGTCACTGCGGCGCTGATCATGCTGGAGGGCAGCGGCGCCAGGCTGCGCGATAGCGAGCCCGACGTGCAAACGGCGGCGCGCCGCAGCATGCGCAAGCTGGTACGGCGCCATATCGAACAACATCTGGCCACGGAAGCGCTCTCGCCGGAGCAGGTTGCCAGCGTCTTCCGCCTGTCGCGAGCCAGCCTCTACCGGCTGTTCGAGAGCGACGGCGGCGTGAACGCCTACATCCAGGGCAGGCGGCTGGATCGCTGCTTCGATGAACTCGCCCGATCCAAGGGCAGCGGGCTCAGTATCGCCGAGCTGGCATATCGTTACGGCTATTCCAACGAGAGCACGTTCAGCCGCGCCTTTCGCCGCCGTTTCAGCCTGAGTCCGCGGGCGGTGCGCGCGCTCGCGGAGCGTCCCCGCAACAACTGGCCAGCGGCGTCGGCCAACAGCAGCGAAGCCGCCACCATCAACGAATGGCTGGAGAGCCTCCGTAGCGAATTCACGGCCA
- a CDS encoding efflux RND transporter permease subunit, whose amino-acid sequence MLKSLVEAAIKQRLVVCVLAVVLFFFGLRAATKLSVDAFPDVTNVQVQIATEATGRSPEEVERFVTVPVEMAMTGLPGLEEMRSLNKAGLSLITLVFTDATDVYFARQLVMERLIEVAGRMPEGVTPVLGPVSTGLGEVYQYTLDRVDDGNRALTAEELSERRIAQDWVVRPLLRSIPGVAEINSQGGFVRQYQVLVNPDRMRHYQVTLQQVYQSLARNNANSGGGVLPHYAEQYLIRGVGLARGVEDIGSIVLKEVAGTPVYVRDVANVTIGHEVRQGALVKNGQTESVGGIVMMMRGGNAKEVVSRVKARVAEINERGMLPGKLQIVPYYDRSELVDSALWTVTKVLLEGVVLVVIVLFLFLGDVRSSVIVLATLVLTPLMTFMVMNQVGLSANLMSLGGLAIAIGLMVDGSVVVVENAFERLGHRDKSGMSGMSKTEILVKAVQEVATPVIVGVGIIILVFLPLMTLTGMEGKMFAPLAFTISIALAISLFLSLTLSPVLSSYLLKGGAEHDTWLIAFMKRHYLRMLHWALNHSRKTVIGAVVAFMATVAIVPLLGTSFIPEMKEGSIVPALDRVPNISLEESVKLEMEANKLVLSVPGVKSVVSGVGRGESPADPQGQNESTPIASLKDRDEWPDGWTQDDIANAIREKLKAIPGVQIVMAQPISDRVDEMVSGVRSDVAVKVFGDDLDKLRDLAGEIARVAGGIPGSQDIRIERISGQQYLSIEIDRQAIARYGLNASDIHDIIEIAIGGKRATDIFEGERRFAAAVRLPEAFRDNVQAIRQLLVATPNGAQVPLQSVARIEVTDGPAQISREMAKRRVVVMINVKDRDLGGFVAELQQAAQAKVKLPEGYYLEWGGQFQNMERAMGHLKIIVPVTIAAIFFLLFLLFNSVRFATLIITVLPFASIGGIIGLFVTGEYLSVPASVGFIALWGMAVLNGVVLVSYIRTLRDSGLSLDQAVIQGATQRFRPVMMTATIAMLGLVPFLFSTGPGSEVQRPLAVVVIGGLITSTLLTLVMVPTLYRWFDNRKPDPMKDVPV is encoded by the coding sequence ATGCTGAAATCCCTTGTGGAAGCCGCCATCAAGCAGCGGCTGGTGGTTTGCGTGCTGGCGGTGGTGCTGTTCTTCTTTGGCCTGCGCGCGGCAACCAAACTGTCGGTGGATGCCTTCCCCGACGTCACCAACGTGCAGGTGCAGATCGCCACCGAAGCCACCGGCCGCTCGCCGGAGGAAGTGGAGCGCTTTGTCACCGTGCCGGTGGAAATGGCCATGACCGGGCTGCCCGGCCTGGAAGAAATGCGTTCGCTCAACAAGGCGGGCCTGTCGCTGATCACGCTGGTGTTTACCGATGCGACGGACGTCTACTTTGCGCGGCAACTGGTGATGGAGCGCCTGATCGAGGTGGCCGGCCGCATGCCCGAGGGCGTGACGCCGGTGCTCGGCCCGGTCTCCACCGGCCTGGGCGAGGTCTACCAGTACACGCTGGACCGCGTCGACGACGGCAACCGCGCGCTCACGGCCGAGGAACTCTCCGAGCGCCGCATCGCGCAGGACTGGGTGGTGCGCCCGCTGTTGCGCTCGATCCCGGGCGTAGCGGAAATCAACTCGCAGGGCGGCTTCGTGCGGCAATACCAGGTGCTGGTCAACCCGGACCGCATGCGGCACTACCAGGTCACGCTGCAGCAGGTCTACCAGTCGCTCGCGCGCAACAACGCCAACTCCGGCGGTGGCGTGCTGCCGCACTACGCCGAGCAGTACCTGATCCGCGGCGTGGGCCTGGCCCGGGGCGTGGAGGATATCGGCAGCATCGTGCTCAAGGAGGTCGCGGGCACGCCGGTCTATGTGCGGGATGTGGCCAACGTGACCATCGGCCATGAAGTACGGCAGGGCGCGCTGGTCAAGAACGGCCAGACCGAGTCGGTCGGCGGCATTGTGATGATGATGCGCGGCGGCAACGCCAAGGAAGTGGTGAGCCGCGTCAAGGCCCGCGTGGCCGAGATCAACGAGCGCGGCATGCTGCCGGGCAAGCTGCAGATCGTGCCGTACTACGACCGCAGCGAGCTGGTGGACTCCGCGCTGTGGACGGTCACCAAGGTGCTGCTCGAAGGCGTGGTGCTGGTGGTGATCGTGCTGTTCCTGTTCCTGGGGGATGTGCGCTCGTCCGTCATCGTGCTGGCCACGCTGGTGCTGACACCGCTGATGACCTTCATGGTGATGAACCAGGTGGGCTTGTCGGCCAACCTGATGTCGCTGGGGGGGCTGGCCATCGCCATCGGCCTGATGGTGGACGGCTCGGTGGTGGTGGTGGAGAACGCGTTCGAGCGGCTTGGCCACCGCGACAAGAGTGGCATGAGCGGCATGAGCAAGACCGAGATCCTGGTCAAGGCGGTGCAGGAAGTGGCCACGCCCGTGATCGTCGGCGTGGGCATCATCATCCTGGTGTTCCTGCCGCTGATGACGCTGACCGGCATGGAAGGCAAGATGTTCGCGCCGCTGGCGTTCACCATCTCGATCGCGCTGGCGATCTCGCTGTTCCTGTCGCTCACGCTCTCGCCGGTGTTGTCGTCCTACCTGCTCAAGGGCGGCGCGGAGCACGATACCTGGCTGATCGCCTTCATGAAGCGCCACTACCTGCGCATGCTGCACTGGGCGCTGAACCATAGCCGCAAGACCGTGATTGGCGCGGTGGTGGCGTTCATGGCCACCGTGGCCATCGTGCCGCTGCTGGGCACCTCCTTTATCCCCGAGATGAAGGAAGGCTCGATCGTGCCGGCGCTGGACCGCGTGCCCAACATCTCGCTGGAGGAGTCGGTCAAGCTCGAGATGGAAGCCAACAAGCTGGTGCTGTCGGTGCCCGGCGTGAAGTCGGTGGTGTCCGGCGTGGGCCGCGGCGAAAGCCCGGCCGACCCGCAGGGCCAGAACGAATCGACGCCGATTGCCAGCCTGAAGGACCGCGACGAGTGGCCCGACGGCTGGACCCAGGACGATATCGCCAACGCCATCCGCGAGAAGCTCAAGGCCATTCCCGGTGTGCAGATCGTGATGGCACAGCCGATTTCCGACCGCGTCGACGAGATGGTCAGCGGCGTGCGCTCGGACGTGGCGGTGAAGGTGTTCGGCGACGACCTCGACAAGCTGCGCGACCTCGCCGGCGAGATCGCGCGGGTTGCCGGCGGCATCCCGGGCTCGCAGGACATCCGCATCGAGCGGATCTCCGGGCAGCAATACCTGTCGATCGAGATCGATCGCCAGGCCATCGCGCGTTACGGGCTCAATGCCTCCGACATCCACGACATCATCGAGATCGCCATCGGCGGCAAGCGCGCCACGGACATCTTCGAAGGCGAGCGCCGCTTTGCCGCGGCGGTGCGCCTGCCCGAGGCGTTCCGCGACAACGTGCAGGCCATCCGCCAGTTGCTGGTGGCCACGCCCAACGGCGCCCAGGTGCCGCTGCAAAGCGTGGCCAGGATCGAGGTCACCGACGGCCCCGCGCAAATCAGCCGCGAAATGGCCAAGCGCCGCGTGGTGGTCATGATCAACGTAAAGGACCGCGACCTCGGCGGCTTCGTCGCCGAGCTGCAGCAGGCCGCGCAAGCCAAGGTCAAGCTGCCGGAAGGCTACTACCTGGAGTGGGGCGGCCAGTTCCAGAACATGGAACGCGCCATGGGCCACCTGAAGATCATCGTGCCGGTGACCATTGCCGCGATCTTCTTCCTGCTGTTCCTGCTGTTCAACTCCGTGCGCTTTGCCACGCTGATCATCACCGTGCTGCCGTTTGCCTCCATCGGCGGCATCATCGGCCTGTTCGTCACCGGCGAGTACCTGTCGGTGCCGGCCTCGGTGGGCTTTATCGCCCTGTGGGGCATGGCCGTGCTCAACGGCGTGGTGCTGGTGTCGTACATCCGCACGCTGCGCGACTCCGGCTTGTCGCTGGACCAGGCCGTGATCCAGGGCGCGACCCAGCGATTCCGCCCGGTGATGATGACAGCCACCATCGCCATGCTGGGGCTGGTGCCTTTCCTGTTCTCCACCGGCCCGGGCTCCGAAGTGCAGCGCCCGCTGGCGGTGGTGGTGATCGGCGGGCTGATCACCTCGACCCTGCTGACGCTGGTGATGGTGCCGACGTTGTATCGCTGGTTCGATAACCGCAAGCCGGACCCGATGAAGGACGTGCCGGTGTAA
- a CDS encoding efflux RND transporter periplasmic adaptor subunit — MRPHFLLTLTATAALLFSLAGCSDEPAPAAEPPRQPPGVVKPEQALQKTLKVAAVAASPFSEVLRVSGRIDFDEQRVARIGASVTGRVTDLYGILGQEVKAGQVLARLHSSELGAAQMAFLKAEAQTELQARNAERARQLFAADVIGRGELQRRESELAISSAEMRAYRDQLRVLGMSAAAVAQLAKSGSIDSYSPVFSSISGTVVERNVAQGQVVQPADALYTVADLSRVWVVAEVPEQQAALVAEGQSVDIEVPSLGNGAGQKQITGKLIYVGRTVNPQTRTVLVRTELDNREGRLKPAMLASMLIASAASEQLVIPESAIVRDGNDELVYVEQPGGLYRQVKVKLGAESDGMRVVQSGVKAGERIVVDGAFHLDNERKRLEQG, encoded by the coding sequence ATGCGCCCCCATTTTCTACTTACCCTGACGGCAACCGCAGCCCTGCTGTTTTCCCTCGCTGGCTGCTCCGATGAACCCGCACCGGCCGCCGAGCCGCCCAGGCAGCCGCCCGGCGTGGTCAAGCCGGAACAGGCGCTGCAAAAAACCCTGAAGGTGGCCGCGGTGGCTGCCAGCCCGTTCAGCGAAGTGCTGCGCGTGTCCGGACGCATCGATTTCGACGAGCAGCGCGTGGCGCGCATTGGCGCCAGCGTGACTGGCCGCGTGACGGATCTCTACGGCATCCTGGGCCAGGAGGTCAAGGCGGGCCAGGTGCTCGCCCGCCTGCATAGCAGCGAGCTGGGCGCGGCCCAGATGGCCTTCCTCAAGGCCGAGGCGCAGACCGAGCTGCAGGCCCGCAACGCCGAGCGCGCGCGCCAGTTGTTCGCCGCCGACGTGATCGGCCGCGGCGAGCTGCAACGCCGCGAGAGCGAGCTGGCCATTTCCTCGGCCGAGATGCGCGCCTATCGCGACCAGCTGCGCGTGCTTGGCATGTCGGCCGCCGCGGTGGCGCAACTGGCCAAGAGCGGCAGCATCGATTCCTACTCGCCGGTGTTCTCCAGCATCAGCGGCACCGTGGTGGAGCGCAACGTCGCGCAAGGCCAGGTGGTGCAGCCGGCCGATGCGCTCTACACCGTGGCCGACCTGTCGCGTGTGTGGGTGGTGGCGGAAGTGCCCGAGCAGCAGGCCGCGCTGGTGGCCGAGGGCCAGAGCGTGGACATCGAGGTGCCGTCCCTTGGCAACGGCGCGGGCCAGAAGCAGATCACCGGCAAGCTCATCTACGTGGGCCGCACCGTGAATCCGCAAACGCGCACCGTGCTGGTCCGCACCGAGCTGGATAACCGCGAAGGGCGCCTGAAGCCGGCCATGCTGGCCAGCATGCTGATTGCCAGCGCTGCGTCCGAGCAACTGGTGATCCCGGAGTCCGCCATCGTGCGCGACGGCAACGACGAGCTGGTCTACGTGGAGCAGCCCGGCGGCCTGTACCGCCAGGTCAAGGTCAAGCTGGGCGCCGAGAGCGACGGCATGCGCGTGGTGCAAAGCGGGGTGAAAGCGGGCGAGCGCATCGTGGTGGATGGCGCCTTCCACCTCGATAACGAGCGCAAGCGCCTGGAACAGGGGTAA
- a CDS encoding TolC family protein produces the protein MVALLSLGALPALAAETFTLPQLLSLSQSTNKGVEAAQAGVDAASAAVTSARAYPNPQVEVMYGRLSPRTSGVTGGAAPTMAITQKLDYPQQRKLRAEIAGRSLEATEAGRQAFRADLAARVKTSYFDVLRREMELAAAKEDLAMMRQIQDRARLRVEVGEAPRYELIKAETELLSAQKTLQSAQLRVNQAKAALRQQVGGAMPAAYSLSGSLSQPPALPALPTLRDTLTGANAELTQRRLEADRASLAVDYQRSLRLPELAVRASAERQPDNTVSQVGLVLTIPLWDRRSGPVGEAAAQAIQARTALEAREFELTQELESAYRQYEITQSQVSALEGGIVRQAESALAVAESAYRFGERGILDYLDAQRVLRGARSDLIAAQFELQAATIQIEKLLSSVPGQTAAPTAPSAPTATTETK, from the coding sequence ATGGTGGCGTTGCTGTCGCTCGGAGCCTTGCCGGCTCTCGCGGCGGAAACGTTCACCTTGCCGCAACTGCTGTCCCTTTCGCAGTCCACCAACAAAGGCGTGGAGGCGGCGCAGGCTGGCGTCGATGCCGCCAGCGCCGCCGTGACCAGCGCGCGCGCCTATCCCAACCCGCAGGTCGAGGTGATGTACGGCCGTCTGTCGCCGCGCACTTCCGGTGTGACCGGTGGCGCCGCGCCGACCATGGCCATCACCCAGAAGCTGGACTATCCGCAGCAGCGCAAGCTGCGCGCCGAGATCGCCGGGCGCAGCCTGGAGGCCACCGAAGCCGGCCGCCAGGCATTCCGCGCGGACCTGGCGGCGCGGGTCAAGACGTCGTACTTCGATGTGCTACGTCGCGAGATGGAGCTGGCCGCCGCCAAGGAAGACCTGGCCATGATGCGGCAGATCCAGGACCGCGCCCGGCTGCGGGTGGAGGTGGGCGAAGCCCCGCGCTATGAGCTGATCAAGGCCGAGACCGAGCTGCTGAGCGCGCAGAAGACGCTGCAAAGCGCCCAGCTGCGCGTCAACCAGGCCAAGGCGGCGCTGCGCCAGCAAGTGGGCGGCGCCATGCCCGCGGCTTATTCGCTGTCCGGCAGCCTGAGCCAGCCCCCCGCGCTGCCGGCCCTGCCCACGCTGCGCGACACCTTGACCGGCGCCAACGCCGAGCTGACCCAGCGCCGCCTGGAAGCGGACCGGGCCAGCCTGGCCGTGGACTACCAGCGCTCGCTGCGCCTGCCCGAGCTGGCGGTGCGCGCCAGCGCCGAGCGCCAGCCGGACAACACGGTCTCGCAGGTTGGCCTGGTCCTCACCATCCCGTTGTGGGACCGCCGCAGCGGCCCGGTGGGCGAGGCGGCCGCGCAGGCGATCCAGGCCCGCACGGCGCTGGAAGCCCGCGAGTTCGAGCTCACGCAGGAGCTGGAATCGGCTTACCGCCAGTACGAGATCACGCAGTCGCAGGTAAGCGCGCTGGAAGGCGGCATCGTGCGCCAGGCCGAATCCGCGCTGGCGGTGGCCGAGTCGGCGTATCGCTTCGGCGAGCGCGGCATCCTGGACTACCTCGATGCCCAGCGCGTGCTGCGCGGCGCGCGCAGCGATCTGATTGCCGCGCAGTTCGAGCTGCAGGCCGCCACCATCCAGATCGAGAAGCTGCTGTCCAGCGTGCCCGGGCAGACCGCGGCGCCCACGGCACCCTCGGCCCCCACGGCAACTACGGAAACCAAATAA
- a CDS encoding LysR family transcriptional regulator: MNLKRLEHLIAVAEEGSLAGAARRVHLSQPALTRSIQALEAEAGMPLFDRGPRGVALTAAGRMVAERARRILFETRCLARDLALVQQHEIGSVQMGMGPFPAAILLPGVLCALNRDWPKLRVKAEVNSAPALLAALHAETLDFLVAERRTMPAAAELEVRRLRPEPSGWFARPGHPLAGERVTPAQLREATLVSVPLPDHGHEQLRRLLGCRPGESLPFQVQSNDLHALKHLACQSDVLLLAPARALRAELESGALVPLALASTVSMAMDFVVVHLAQRTLSPAAQRAVAAVLAAA; the protein is encoded by the coding sequence TTGAACCTGAAACGGCTGGAGCACCTGATCGCGGTGGCCGAAGAGGGCTCGCTGGCGGGGGCCGCCCGCCGCGTGCACCTGAGCCAGCCCGCGCTGACCCGCAGCATCCAGGCGCTGGAGGCCGAGGCCGGCATGCCGCTGTTCGATCGCGGCCCGCGCGGCGTGGCGCTGACCGCGGCCGGGCGCATGGTGGCGGAGCGGGCACGGCGGATCCTGTTCGAGACGCGTTGCCTGGCGCGCGATCTCGCGCTGGTGCAGCAGCATGAGATCGGCAGCGTGCAGATGGGGATGGGGCCGTTTCCCGCCGCTATCCTGCTGCCCGGCGTGCTGTGCGCCCTCAACCGGGACTGGCCGAAGCTGCGGGTGAAGGCCGAGGTCAACAGCGCCCCGGCGCTGCTCGCCGCCCTGCACGCGGAGACGCTGGATTTTCTGGTTGCCGAGCGCCGTACCATGCCAGCGGCGGCAGAGCTGGAAGTCCGGCGCCTGCGGCCCGAGCCATCGGGCTGGTTTGCGCGCCCGGGCCATCCCCTTGCGGGCGAGCGTGTCACGCCGGCGCAATTGCGCGAGGCTACCCTGGTGTCCGTGCCGTTGCCGGATCATGGCCATGAGCAGTTGCGCAGGCTGCTTGGCTGCCGGCCGGGCGAGAGCCTGCCGTTTCAGGTGCAGAGCAATGATCTTCATGCGCTCAAGCATCTGGCGTGCCAATCCGATGTGCTGCTGCTGGCGCCCGCGCGGGCGCTCAGGGCGGAGCTGGAGAGCGGCGCGCTGGTGCCGCTGGCGCTGGCAAGCACGGTCTCCATGGCCATGGACTTTGTCGTCGTGCACCTGGCGCAGCGCACGCTGTCGCCGGCGGCGCAAAGGGCGGTGGCAGCCGTGCTGGCCGCCGCTTGA
- a CDS encoding alkyl/aryl-sulfatase has translation MPLRRILPAILALVAFQCATAQTASAPASPVTVQANAAWLQALPFGDRQDFEDAHRGLVARFPEGTIRGADGRVAWDFNAYAFERADAAPATVNPSLWRLAQLNNEAGLFKVTDRLYQVRGADLSNMNIIEGDTGIIVMDPLITAETARAALALYYAHRPRKPVVAVIYTHSHVDHFGGAKGIVDEADVKAGKVAVIAPAGFMEEAISENVLAGNAMSRRAQYMYGTTLPRNATGQVDAGLGKATSRGTVTLLAPTDLIDKTIDTRRIDGIDIEFQLTPGTEAPAEMNLYFPQLRTLCIAENAARTQHNILTIRGAQVRDAKAWSFYIGQALARYGERSDILIAQHHWPTWGKARINEFLSDQRDMYAYLNDQTLRLMNHGLTPTDIADTLRKLPEPLASKWYARDYYGSVSHNVRAVYQRYLGFYDGNPAHLNPLPPVQGAKKTIEWMGGADAVLAKAREAYARGEYRWVAQIGNELVFADPANTAARALQADALEQLGYQAENATWRNAYLTGAQELRNGIRRGAPGGTTSPDLVRALTVPHFFDYLAVRLNADKSAGKAMTLNWNFTDLQERYAMTLRNSALTYLADAQAAQATATITLDKATLDRISLKQLTLPDAIRDGSIRIDGSPQAVVSLFGMLDTFDGYFSIVTPQAAP, from the coding sequence ATGCCCCTTCGCCGTATCCTCCCCGCCATCCTGGCGCTTGTTGCCTTCCAGTGCGCCACCGCCCAGACGGCCAGCGCGCCTGCCTCGCCCGTCACCGTGCAAGCCAATGCGGCGTGGCTGCAGGCACTGCCCTTTGGCGACCGGCAGGATTTCGAGGATGCGCACCGCGGCCTGGTGGCCCGCTTCCCCGAAGGCACCATCCGCGGCGCGGACGGCCGCGTGGCATGGGACTTCAACGCCTACGCCTTCGAGCGCGCCGATGCCGCGCCGGCCACGGTAAACCCGAGCCTGTGGCGGCTCGCGCAGTTGAACAATGAAGCCGGCCTGTTCAAGGTCACCGACCGCCTCTATCAGGTGCGCGGGGCCGACCTGTCGAACATGAACATCATCGAAGGCGACACCGGCATCATCGTGATGGACCCGCTGATCACCGCCGAGACCGCGCGCGCGGCGCTGGCGCTGTACTATGCGCACCGGCCGCGCAAGCCGGTGGTCGCCGTGATTTACACGCACAGCCACGTCGACCATTTCGGCGGCGCCAAGGGCATCGTCGACGAAGCCGACGTGAAGGCCGGCAAGGTGGCGGTGATCGCGCCGGCGGGCTTCATGGAAGAGGCCATCAGCGAGAACGTGCTGGCGGGCAACGCCATGAGCCGGCGCGCGCAATACATGTACGGCACCACCCTGCCCCGCAACGCGACCGGGCAAGTCGACGCGGGCCTGGGCAAGGCCACCTCGCGCGGCACGGTCACGCTGCTGGCGCCCACCGATCTCATCGACAAGACCATCGACACCCGCCGCATCGATGGCATCGATATCGAGTTCCAGCTCACGCCCGGCACCGAGGCGCCGGCCGAGATGAACCTCTACTTCCCGCAGCTGCGCACGCTGTGCATCGCGGAGAACGCTGCCCGCACCCAGCACAACATCCTGACCATCCGCGGCGCGCAGGTGCGCGATGCCAAGGCCTGGTCGTTCTATATCGGCCAGGCGCTGGCCCGCTACGGCGAGCGCAGCGACATCCTGATCGCCCAGCACCACTGGCCCACCTGGGGCAAGGCGCGCATCAACGAGTTCCTGTCGGACCAGCGCGACATGTACGCCTACCTGAACGACCAGACGCTGCGCCTGATGAACCATGGCCTCACGCCCACGGACATTGCCGACACGCTGCGCAAGCTGCCTGAGCCGCTGGCCAGCAAATGGTATGCGCGCGACTACTACGGCTCGGTCAGCCACAACGTGCGCGCCGTGTACCAGCGCTACCTCGGGTTCTACGATGGCAACCCGGCCCACCTGAACCCATTGCCGCCGGTGCAGGGCGCGAAGAAGACGATCGAATGGATGGGCGGCGCGGACGCTGTCCTGGCCAAGGCGCGCGAAGCCTACGCCCGCGGCGAATACCGCTGGGTGGCGCAGATCGGCAACGAGCTGGTCTTTGCCGACCCGGCCAACACCGCGGCCCGCGCGCTACAGGCCGACGCGCTGGAGCAGCTTGGCTACCAGGCCGAAAACGCGACCTGGCGCAATGCCTACCTGACCGGCGCGCAGGAACTGCGCAACGGCATCAGGCGGGGCGCGCCCGGCGGCACGACGTCGCCCGACCTGGTGCGCGCGCTGACCGTGCCGCATTTCTTCGACTACCTGGCGGTGCGCCTGAATGCGGACAAGTCCGCCGGCAAGGCCATGACGCTGAACTGGAACTTCACCGACCTGCAGGAGCGCTACGCCATGACGCTGCGCAACAGCGCCCTGACCTACCTGGCCGACGCGCAAGCCGCGCAGGCCACGGCAACCATCACGCTGGACAAGGCCACGCTCGACCGCATCAGCCTGAAGCAACTGACGCTGCCGGACGCGATCCGCGATGGCAGCATCCGCATTGACGGCAGCCCGCAAGCGGTGGTGTCGCTGTTCGGCATGCTGGATACGTTTGACGGGTACTTCAGCATTGTGACGCCACAAGCCGCACCCTGA
- a CDS encoding LysR family transcriptional regulator, with amino-acid sequence MIQIEDLRLVEALAQAPSLSAAARALNVTPPALSMRLRKLEATLGLALATRTARRLSLTPEGERFAQEGAALLAQLEALPESFRREDSRLTGTLRVAAPFGYGRHHVAPVLARFAQCHPGLRLQLDLREVPWPDKHDSDAVVHIGAVRDSSWIARTLAPNARWLCASPAYLRAHGTPQEPRDLLGHACICIRENDEDVTLWRFRRAGSGTARRPSARETLRVVPAFTTNDGSVARQWAEQGLGLVLRSEWDTADAVARGTLVRVLAGWEFDSAPVTLLVPTRRGRTARVQALMQFFEAALGKPGPPPPR; translated from the coding sequence ATGATCCAGATCGAAGACCTGCGGCTGGTCGAGGCGCTGGCGCAGGCCCCGTCCCTGAGCGCAGCCGCCCGCGCGCTCAATGTGACGCCGCCAGCGCTGTCCATGCGCCTGCGCAAGCTGGAGGCCACGCTGGGCCTGGCGCTCGCCACCCGCACCGCCCGGCGCCTGAGCCTCACGCCCGAGGGCGAGCGCTTTGCGCAGGAAGGCGCGGCGCTGCTGGCGCAGCTCGAGGCGCTGCCCGAGTCGTTCCGCCGGGAAGACAGCCGCCTGACGGGCACGCTGCGCGTCGCCGCCCCCTTCGGCTATGGCCGGCACCACGTGGCGCCGGTGCTCGCGCGCTTTGCGCAGTGCCACCCCGGTTTGCGCCTGCAGCTGGATCTGCGCGAGGTGCCCTGGCCGGACAAGCATGACTCGGACGCGGTGGTGCATATCGGCGCCGTGCGGGACTCATCCTGGATTGCCCGCACGCTCGCCCCCAATGCACGCTGGCTGTGCGCAAGCCCGGCTTACCTGCGCGCCCACGGCACGCCGCAAGAGCCGCGCGACTTGCTGGGGCACGCGTGCATCTGCATTCGCGAGAACGACGAGGACGTGACGCTGTGGCGTTTTCGCCGGGCGGGTTCCGGCACCGCGCGGCGGCCATCGGCCCGCGAGACGCTGCGCGTTGTCCCGGCCTTTACGACCAACGACGGCAGCGTGGCGCGCCAGTGGGCGGAACAGGGGCTTGGCCTGGTGCTGCGCTCGGAGTGGGATACGGCGGATGCGGTGGCGCGCGGCACGCTGGTCCGGGTGTTGGCCGGCTGGGAGTTCGACAGCGCGCCGGTGACCCTGCTGGTGCCCACGCGGCGGGGCCGCACGGCGCGGGTACAGGCACTGATGCAGTTTTTCGAGGCGGCCCTGGGCAAGCCAGGGCCGCCCCCGCCGCGCTGA